In Gemmatimonadaceae bacterium, the following proteins share a genomic window:
- a CDS encoding protein kinase gives MTAIRDNQELTRRLQASLGASYKIEREVGGGGMSYVFVAEEAALGRKVALKVLRPDLAVEISTERFKREILLAARLQHPHIVPLLTAGEAGGLPYYTMPFVSGESLETRLKREGIMPVRETVRILSGVARALAYAHRFGVVHRDIKPGNVLIVEGTPMVTDFGIAKAIVSAKTTSPEQQQGRDPHADRLTAIGVSVGTPAYMSPEQIAADPMIDHRTDIYSFGVLAYEMLAGRRPFSGSSHQALLVAHLMHVAQPLHEIRAGLPAELVGLVTQCLRKEAADRPASADDLVSALDNLPSVELTQESYPIGPSTEPAAFSGERIPSPSASSASTVARQRIVVARETEAAELMESFETSTSERGLLHAVVGEAGLGKTALVESFLRGVIRRGHGGRVSTGRCSERLAGTEAYLPILEALESLLAGPDGAAVGREMRQLAPSWYVRVNPSSPSNPTGGGTSPDVRGGSSEQMKRQLGALLLELTRSGPLVLVLEDIHWADASTIDLISYLGDRFDTLRMLILVTYRPSDLQLARHPFIDAKLNLEGRGAVRETHLPAFDRKGLDAYLANAYPNHEFPREFVDLLHARTEGTPLFVVDLMRQLVHRGVVALRDDVWRLEQSVESVESELPQSIRSVIQRTMDRLDKADRSLLVAASVQGTEFDSAVIADAIKMDSQEVEERLERLERVYSIVRLVDERVLARRTPSLRYRFAHILYQNTLHGTLRATRRTTLSAGVAEVMEQYYGADPSYASELAVLHAAARQFEKAATYFLTAARTATRVFASKEAIMLARRGLKALESLPDSIDRARLELQLQVALGVPLTDRLGYAAAEVEQAYSRARDLCSQVSDTPTLLSVLHGLYRFYIVRGQLHTARDIVQQLIKVAEETGDAKQIFIARAAMGPTLIHLGEFETAAEHLETGMAAYDPSRQVGDRLAYGAFMPGAWLAVAQWLMGRPDEALETNRLAREFAAKQQNPFAVAYGESLSAWLHQYRGDAAMVKQHADAAIELARTHDFAQWRAIGTMLSAWSMAALGDPEAGRTMLTRGIEGFRRTGSELNLPHFLSLLADAHMRAGDPQAGLAVIEEALATAAKNDDRVWEPELHRLKGELLLRLGESTADGVAAREASEAAFRNAIDVAVRQKSRSLELRAASSLARLLATGDNSHEAMTILAAAVDHFPADSHSAELDEARAMIQPLDRAVAADL, from the coding sequence GTGACCGCCATCCGAGATAATCAGGAGCTGACGAGACGCCTGCAAGCCAGCCTGGGTGCCTCTTACAAGATCGAGCGCGAGGTCGGCGGCGGCGGGATGTCCTACGTCTTTGTAGCCGAGGAAGCAGCCCTCGGCCGCAAGGTAGCGCTGAAGGTCCTCCGGCCTGACCTCGCCGTCGAGATCTCCACCGAGCGGTTCAAGCGTGAGATCCTCCTGGCAGCGCGGCTCCAGCATCCGCACATCGTGCCCCTGCTCACGGCGGGAGAGGCGGGCGGCCTGCCGTACTACACGATGCCGTTCGTTTCCGGCGAGTCCCTCGAGACAAGGCTCAAGCGCGAGGGGATCATGCCGGTTCGGGAAACCGTCCGCATCCTCTCCGGCGTCGCGCGCGCGCTCGCGTACGCACACCGCTTTGGCGTCGTTCACCGCGACATCAAGCCCGGAAACGTGCTCATCGTCGAAGGAACGCCGATGGTCACGGACTTCGGAATTGCAAAGGCCATTGTCAGCGCGAAGACGACGTCCCCCGAGCAGCAGCAAGGGCGGGATCCGCACGCCGATCGATTGACGGCAATCGGCGTGAGTGTCGGAACGCCGGCGTACATGTCGCCGGAGCAGATCGCCGCCGATCCGATGATCGACCATCGCACCGACATCTACAGCTTCGGTGTGCTTGCTTACGAGATGCTGGCGGGCCGACGGCCGTTCAGTGGATCATCGCATCAGGCGCTGCTGGTCGCTCACCTCATGCACGTCGCGCAACCGCTTCACGAGATTCGCGCCGGCTTGCCAGCCGAGCTTGTGGGTCTCGTAACTCAGTGTCTTCGTAAGGAGGCGGCAGATCGCCCCGCATCGGCCGATGATCTCGTAAGCGCACTCGACAACCTGCCGAGCGTGGAGCTGACGCAGGAATCGTATCCGATCGGTCCCTCCACGGAGCCGGCGGCGTTCAGCGGCGAGAGAATTCCGTCCCCTTCGGCATCGTCCGCGTCGACCGTGGCGCGGCAACGCATTGTCGTGGCCCGCGAAACCGAAGCGGCAGAGCTCATGGAAAGCTTTGAGACGTCCACCAGCGAGCGGGGCCTTCTACACGCCGTGGTTGGCGAAGCCGGGCTGGGCAAAACAGCGCTCGTCGAGAGTTTTCTTCGCGGCGTGATTCGCCGGGGGCACGGCGGCCGCGTGAGCACGGGGCGCTGCTCGGAGCGACTGGCCGGCACCGAAGCATACCTGCCGATTCTGGAGGCATTGGAGAGCCTGCTCGCCGGTCCCGACGGCGCCGCTGTCGGCCGAGAGATGCGACAGCTCGCGCCCTCGTGGTACGTGCGGGTGAATCCATCGTCGCCCTCGAACCCCACAGGCGGCGGGACGTCGCCGGACGTCCGCGGCGGCTCGTCGGAGCAGATGAAGCGCCAGCTCGGTGCGCTGTTGCTCGAGCTGACGCGCTCCGGTCCACTTGTACTTGTTCTCGAAGACATCCACTGGGCGGATGCGTCGACGATCGACTTGATCTCGTACCTCGGCGACCGTTTCGACACTCTGCGAATGTTGATTCTCGTAACCTATCGGCCGTCGGACCTCCAGCTGGCGCGGCATCCTTTCATCGACGCGAAGCTGAACCTCGAAGGCCGTGGCGCAGTCCGCGAGACGCATCTTCCCGCGTTCGATCGTAAGGGGCTCGACGCATATCTGGCGAATGCATATCCGAACCACGAATTCCCGCGCGAGTTCGTCGATTTGCTGCATGCGCGTACGGAGGGAACGCCGCTCTTCGTAGTCGATCTGATGCGGCAGCTCGTACATCGAGGCGTTGTAGCTCTTCGCGATGATGTGTGGCGACTCGAGCAATCCGTCGAAAGCGTTGAATCCGAGCTGCCACAATCGATTCGCAGCGTGATCCAGCGAACGATGGACCGGCTGGACAAGGCCGATCGCAGCCTGCTTGTCGCGGCAAGCGTGCAGGGAACGGAGTTCGACTCCGCCGTGATAGCAGACGCGATAAAGATGGACAGCCAGGAAGTGGAAGAGCGGCTCGAGCGGCTCGAGCGCGTCTACTCGATTGTCCGGCTCGTGGACGAGCGCGTTCTCGCGCGTCGCACACCATCGCTGCGGTACCGGTTTGCGCACATCCTCTACCAGAACACGCTGCACGGAACGTTACGCGCGACTCGACGCACGACGCTGAGCGCCGGCGTGGCGGAGGTGATGGAGCAGTACTACGGCGCGGATCCGAGCTACGCGTCGGAGCTCGCCGTTCTGCACGCTGCAGCTCGGCAATTCGAGAAGGCGGCGACGTATTTTCTCACGGCGGCTCGGACGGCGACGAGAGTATTTGCAAGCAAGGAAGCAATCATGCTTGCGCGCCGTGGCCTCAAAGCTCTCGAGAGTCTACCGGACAGCATCGACCGTGCGCGTCTCGAGCTGCAGCTTCAGGTCGCGCTCGGCGTGCCACTCACCGATCGGCTCGGGTACGCAGCGGCTGAGGTGGAGCAGGCTTATTCGCGGGCCCGCGATCTCTGCTCTCAGGTCAGTGACACGCCGACCCTGCTTTCCGTTCTCCATGGTCTCTACCGGTTCTATATCGTGCGCGGCCAGCTCCACACGGCGCGCGATATCGTTCAGCAGCTGATCAAGGTCGCCGAAGAAACCGGGGATGCGAAGCAGATCTTCATTGCCCGTGCGGCGATGGGGCCGACACTCATTCACCTCGGCGAGTTCGAGACTGCGGCAGAGCATCTCGAGACTGGAATGGCTGCGTATGATCCGTCGAGGCAAGTCGGGGATCGTCTGGCGTACGGCGCGTTCATGCCGGGCGCGTGGCTCGCGGTGGCGCAGTGGCTCATGGGACGGCCCGACGAGGCGCTCGAGACGAACCGCCTCGCGCGCGAATTCGCTGCAAAGCAGCAGAACCCATTCGCGGTGGCCTATGGGGAGAGTCTCAGTGCATGGCTGCACCAGTACCGCGGGGATGCCGCGATGGTAAAGCAACACGCTGATGCCGCGATCGAGCTCGCGCGTACGCACGATTTCGCGCAATGGCGAGCGATTGGGACGATGTTGAGTGCGTGGTCAATGGCTGCCCTCGGCGATCCAGAGGCGGGGCGAACGATGCTCACTCGTGGTATCGAGGGGTTTCGTCGAACAGGCTCGGAGCTGAATCTTCCACACTTCCTCTCGCTGCTGGCGGACGCACACATGAGAGCCGGCGATCCGCAGGCGGGCCTCGCCGTGATCGAAGAAGCGCTTGCCACCGCAGCGAAAAATGACGATCGAGTTTGGGAGCCAGAGCTGCACCGCCTGAAAGGCGAGTTGTTGTTGCGGCTCGGCGAATCAACGGCGGACGGCGTTGCAGCACGGGAAGCAAGCGAAGCCGCGTTCCGCAACGCCATCGATGTTGCCGTCAGGCAGAAGAGTCGCTCGCTCGAGCTGCGCGCGGCGTCGAGCCTCGCCCGACTGCTCGCCACGGGTGACAACAGTCACGAAGCGATGACGATACTCGCTGCGGCAGTCGACCACTTCCCTGCAGACTCGCACTCCGCCGAGCTCGACGAAGCGCGAGCGATGATACAACCGCTAGATCGGGCGGTAGCAGCCGATCTCTGA
- a CDS encoding DNA polymerase IV → MSETPRRILLADGDAFYVAVARMVDPEGAGKAPLLIVGGTRETRGVVCSASWETRKFGVRSGMPISRALRLCPDAMCVPVPRKACSARHHEIREVLERFSPIVEGASIDEWYLDMGGTEGVYHHEPLRTTAHRIRDAVRDATSISISIGGGTNKLVAKLAVERAKPKPGTGADGVHIVEPGSEEEFVRTFTLAELPMVGPKFQERLAKLGMTTVPDVLKHDLPTLHRWFGEREAEWLWDRVHGRSESEVDTGGGDQKSMSRDETFPEDLHDDADLDHELVALVTRVAFDLRSDSLAARTITVKIRDRDFRTRSARRTLTEPVVSDRVILRVARELLTKLRAARRVPARLLGVALSSLAHDPKADQLKLFKARGEASGETERDRLVARTVDRVRDRFGAKGIIPASLTTTHNTEPKR, encoded by the coding sequence ATGTCCGAAACTCCCCGGCGGATTCTGCTCGCAGACGGCGATGCGTTTTACGTCGCTGTCGCCCGCATGGTCGATCCGGAGGGAGCAGGGAAGGCGCCCCTTCTTATAGTAGGCGGGACGCGCGAGACCCGAGGCGTCGTATGCTCCGCATCATGGGAGACGCGCAAATTCGGAGTACGCTCCGGGATGCCGATCTCGCGGGCACTTCGCCTCTGTCCCGATGCGATGTGCGTTCCCGTTCCGCGCAAAGCCTGCTCCGCCAGACATCACGAGATTCGCGAAGTCCTCGAGCGATTCTCTCCCATTGTCGAAGGCGCCAGTATCGACGAATGGTACCTCGACATGGGCGGCACCGAAGGCGTCTATCATCACGAGCCACTCCGCACCACGGCGCATCGCATCAGAGATGCAGTGCGCGACGCAACCAGTATTTCTATTTCGATCGGTGGCGGAACGAACAAGCTGGTCGCCAAGCTCGCCGTCGAGCGCGCGAAGCCAAAGCCGGGAACGGGAGCGGACGGAGTTCACATCGTCGAGCCGGGAAGCGAAGAAGAATTCGTTCGCACGTTCACGCTGGCCGAGCTGCCGATGGTCGGGCCGAAATTCCAGGAGCGGCTTGCGAAGCTCGGAATGACGACAGTGCCCGATGTCCTGAAGCACGACCTCCCGACACTGCATCGCTGGTTTGGTGAGAGAGAAGCCGAGTGGCTCTGGGACCGCGTGCACGGGAGAAGCGAGTCCGAGGTCGATACAGGCGGCGGCGATCAAAAAAGCATGAGCCGGGACGAGACGTTCCCCGAGGACCTGCACGACGACGCCGACCTCGATCACGAGCTTGTTGCATTGGTGACACGCGTTGCATTCGATCTCCGCAGCGACAGTCTTGCCGCGCGCACCATCACCGTCAAAATACGCGACCGCGATTTCCGCACCCGCTCCGCGCGACGCACGCTAACTGAGCCGGTTGTGTCGGACCGCGTGATTCTGCGTGTCGCCCGCGAGCTTCTCACCAAGCTACGCGCCGCACGACGCGTTCCGGCCCGCCTCCTCGGCGTCGCGCTATCGTCCCTCGCGCACGATCCGAAGGCCGATCAGCTCAAGCTTTTCAAAGCGCGGGGTGAGGCTTCGGGAGAAACGGAGCGCGACCGCCTGGTCGCTCGCACGGTTGACCGCGTCAGAGATAGATTCGGGGCGAAAGGAATCATTCCTGCTTCTCTGACTACGACTCACAACACCGAACCAAAGAGGTAG
- a CDS encoding class I SAM-dependent methyltransferase, whose product MSYTEATVTPPVSRAGMQAPARRSSRLSRLHRRLSQANVPPFEVEHQDGTIERLVGGSYTGDDTDEPRFRLRMRTSKGLRALRELDELELGIAFLDGDYDIEGDFLSCLDLRSVFTDRHPVRSIMRFLVPLVKGQRQADLAWVPHHYDFGNEFYFAFLDKRFQMYSQALYTAENESLEQAVTNKLQYIVDSCRLTEGSHVLDVGAGWGALEKFTGPKGVNTTMLTISHEQYKFLSEWCGRHGMPAHLDVVRESIFAYDPPTQYDAIVLLGVMEHLPDYQKLFVQFRRLVKPGGRVYMDFCSNRNKFSVSSFTYNYVFPGNHTPVYMPGLLEAGNATGFEPIAVHNDRHSYYLTLATWARRLEAARETLIPKFGQRVFRLFQLYLWGCAHQLGRNGKLESYRVVFQRSAGRPSSEIGCYRPI is encoded by the coding sequence ATGTCCTACACTGAAGCGACGGTCACACCGCCAGTCTCGCGTGCCGGCATGCAAGCACCTGCGCGCCGCTCGAGCCGGCTCTCGCGTCTCCACCGCCGGCTTTCACAGGCAAACGTGCCCCCGTTCGAGGTGGAGCATCAGGATGGAACCATCGAGCGCCTCGTCGGCGGATCCTACACGGGCGACGACACGGACGAGCCGCGTTTTCGACTACGGATGCGCACCAGCAAAGGGCTGCGCGCGCTGCGCGAGCTCGATGAGCTCGAGCTCGGCATCGCCTTTCTCGATGGCGACTACGATATAGAAGGTGACTTCCTCAGCTGCCTCGATCTTCGCTCGGTTTTCACGGACCGGCATCCGGTTCGCTCGATCATGCGATTTCTCGTGCCGCTCGTCAAAGGCCAGCGTCAGGCTGATCTCGCGTGGGTACCGCACCACTACGATTTCGGCAACGAGTTCTACTTTGCGTTTCTCGACAAGCGCTTTCAGATGTACTCGCAGGCACTGTACACCGCTGAGAACGAGTCTCTCGAGCAGGCGGTGACGAATAAGCTGCAGTACATCGTCGATTCGTGCCGCCTCACCGAGGGCTCGCACGTCCTCGATGTCGGTGCCGGTTGGGGTGCCCTCGAGAAATTCACCGGACCGAAAGGGGTCAATACGACAATGCTCACGATCTCACACGAGCAGTACAAGTTTCTTTCGGAGTGGTGCGGCCGTCACGGAATGCCGGCGCATCTGGATGTCGTCCGCGAAAGCATCTTTGCCTATGACCCGCCGACGCAGTACGACGCCATCGTCCTGCTCGGCGTGATGGAGCACCTCCCCGACTATCAAAAGCTGTTCGTGCAATTTCGCCGACTGGTCAAGCCAGGCGGGCGCGTCTACATGGACTTCTGCTCGAACCGAAACAAGTTCAGCGTTAGCTCATTCACGTACAACTACGTGTTCCCCGGGAATCACACGCCGGTTTACATGCCCGGCCTCCTCGAAGCGGGGAACGCGACAGGCTTCGAGCCTATCGCGGTGCACAACGATCGCCACAGCTACTACCTGACGCTGGCGACCTGGGCGAGACGTCTGGAAGCCGCGCGCGAGACGCTCATCCCGAAGTTCGGTCAAAGGGTGTTCCGTCTCTTTCAGCTGTATCTCTGGGGCTGCGCGCATCAGCTCGGCCGCAATGGCAAGCTCGAGAGCTACCGGGTCGTTTTTCAGCGCTCGGCCGGCAGACCGTCCTCAGAGATCGGCTGCTACCGCCCGATCTAG
- a CDS encoding carboxypeptidase M32, with the protein MNPEQAYGELVRLSREKTVLESCLGLLQWDAEIYMPRSGVGHRGEQMALVAGLAHDRATDPRYDELLGTIEASSLVSEPESPQAVNVRELRRNFDRQRRLPRELVEEWARVTALASQVWADARTNDDFKTFAPWIDRIFGLAREKADALGWVGERYDALLEDYEPGMTTDRVSPLFTRLEADLVPLVASLREKSAPAPDDVLKREFPLENQRLFIAGVAAAIGFDSEGGRLDVSQHPFCSMIGPGDVRIGLRYFPNNFTRGLFALLHECGHALYDQGLDREHYGTPMGDPVSLGIHESQSRLWENYVGRSQGFWRQFYPQLQSSFPDALHDVSLDGFRKAVNRVKPGFIRIEADEVTYNLHIMVRFDLERALLAGDLPAADLPGAWSELYQRRLGITPPDDRTGCLQDIHWADGLIAYFPTYTLGNVYAAQLFAAAEREIGPLEEAFARGDFGRLRAWLGENVHRHGQRYPAAVLIERATGGAPDPSAMIESLSRRYRSA; encoded by the coding sequence GTGAATCCTGAACAAGCCTACGGTGAGCTGGTGCGGCTCTCGCGCGAGAAGACCGTGCTCGAGTCGTGTCTTGGATTGCTGCAGTGGGACGCCGAGATCTACATGCCGCGCAGCGGCGTGGGGCATCGCGGAGAGCAGATGGCGCTGGTGGCAGGGCTGGCTCACGATCGTGCAACCGATCCCCGCTACGATGAGCTTCTCGGCACCATCGAAGCATCCTCGCTCGTCAGCGAGCCCGAGAGCCCGCAGGCCGTGAACGTGCGTGAGCTCCGCCGGAATTTCGATCGCCAGCGTCGCCTGCCGCGGGAGCTGGTGGAGGAATGGGCGCGCGTGACCGCGCTTGCGTCGCAGGTCTGGGCGGACGCGCGGACCAACGACGACTTCAAGACCTTCGCTCCGTGGATCGACCGGATATTTGGGTTAGCGCGAGAGAAGGCCGATGCCCTTGGCTGGGTCGGTGAGCGGTACGATGCGCTGCTCGAGGACTACGAGCCGGGCATGACGACCGACCGCGTCTCGCCGTTGTTCACGCGCCTCGAGGCGGACCTCGTTCCGCTGGTCGCGTCGCTGCGCGAGAAGTCGGCGCCTGCGCCCGATGATGTGCTCAAGCGGGAATTTCCGCTCGAGAATCAGCGCTTGTTCATCGCGGGAGTCGCGGCGGCGATTGGTTTCGATTCGGAAGGCGGACGCCTCGATGTAAGTCAGCATCCGTTCTGCTCGATGATCGGGCCCGGCGACGTGCGCATTGGGCTGCGGTACTTCCCGAACAATTTTACCCGCGGATTATTTGCCCTCCTCCATGAGTGCGGGCATGCGCTGTACGATCAGGGTCTCGATCGCGAGCACTACGGAACGCCGATGGGTGACCCCGTGTCGCTCGGCATCCACGAATCACAGTCGCGCTTGTGGGAGAATTACGTTGGGCGGAGTCAAGGTTTCTGGCGCCAGTTCTATCCGCAGCTTCAGAGTTCTTTTCCAGATGCGCTGCACGACGTCTCACTCGATGGGTTTCGCAAGGCGGTCAACCGCGTGAAGCCCGGCTTCATTCGAATCGAAGCCGATGAGGTAACGTACAACCTGCACATCATGGTGCGATTCGATCTCGAGCGCGCGCTGCTCGCGGGCGATCTGCCGGCAGCCGATCTCCCCGGGGCATGGTCCGAGCTTTACCAGCGACGCCTTGGCATCACGCCGCCCGATGACAGGACCGGTTGTCTCCAGGACATACACTGGGCGGACGGGCTCATTGCATACTTCCCGACGTATACGCTGGGCAACGTGTACGCGGCACAGCTCTTCGCGGCCGCCGAGCGAGAGATTGGCCCGCTGGAGGAGGCGTTTGCCCGCGGGGATTTCGGCAGGCTCCGCGCTTGGCTCGGCGAAAATGTTCACCGGCACGGGCAGCGTTACCCGGCGGCGGTGCTCATCGAGCGGGCGACCGGGGGCGCTCCCGACCCGTCCGCGATGATCGAGTCTCTCTCGCGCCGTTACCGATCTGCATGA
- a CDS encoding HNH endonuclease signature motif containing protein: protein MPSRSRGPRRRGRPARQPQELTSLPTSRNAYNETREWLLKTHGPVCAYCERKIRRDRITLDHVTPRKGKTAYDRRDNLVLACPACNIDKADKSFLAFLLARKSRAAAVLRYGSHLSGMLIKLATDIAGPEATARAARLADPDYPYLD from the coding sequence ATGCCTTCGCGATCACGTGGCCCCCGTCGCCGGGGCCGGCCCGCCCGGCAACCACAGGAGCTCACGTCGCTCCCCACTTCGAGGAACGCGTACAACGAAACGCGCGAGTGGCTGCTCAAGACCCATGGTCCCGTCTGCGCGTACTGCGAACGAAAAATTCGGCGCGATCGGATCACACTCGACCATGTCACGCCGCGGAAGGGAAAGACCGCCTACGACCGGCGGGACAACCTCGTGCTCGCCTGTCCCGCATGCAACATCGACAAGGCCGACAAGTCGTTCCTCGCCTTCCTGCTCGCGCGGAAGTCGCGCGCCGCAGCGGTACTTCGATATGGATCACACCTGAGCGGGATGCTCATCAAGCTAGCGACCGATATCGCAGGTCCCGAGGCGACCGCGCGCGCTGCACGGCTCGCCGATCCGGACTATCCCTACCTCGATTGA
- a CDS encoding DUF2277 domain-containing protein has translation MCRNIRTLCNFDPPTSHEEIRDASLQFVRKVSGMNKPSKVNEAAFNHAVDEVSEAIHELLHSLVTKAPPRDREVETAKLRAKSAVRFARIAREYKQPG, from the coding sequence ATGTGCAGAAATATCAGGACCCTTTGCAACTTCGATCCGCCGACATCGCACGAAGAGATTCGCGACGCTTCATTGCAGTTCGTGCGGAAGGTGAGCGGCATGAACAAGCCATCAAAAGTGAACGAGGCCGCGTTCAACCATGCGGTCGATGAAGTAAGTGAGGCGATTCATGAGCTACTTCATTCGCTCGTCACGAAAGCGCCACCGCGCGATCGCGAGGTCGAGACCGCGAAGCTGCGCGCGAAGTCAGCGGTGCGATTCGCCCGAATCGCCAGGGAATACAAGCAACCGGGCTAA